One part of the Nitrospiraceae bacterium genome encodes these proteins:
- a CDS encoding YbhB/YbcL family Raf kinase inhibitor-like protein yields the protein MLTTQGWAAEFQLSSPTIKSQGKIGQEHVFAGFGCSGGNVSPALQWQGAPKDTKSFALTVYDPDAPTGSGWWHWVVFNLPPTLNSLPANAGKPEGSAAPAGSIQSITDFGQPGYGGPCPPAGDKPHRYIFTLYALKLDQVPLKSDASGAMVGFYLNQNMIAKASFMAFYGR from the coding sequence ATGCTGACAACGCAGGGATGGGCCGCGGAGTTTCAGCTGAGCAGTCCAACGATCAAAAGCCAAGGCAAAATCGGCCAGGAACATGTGTTTGCAGGATTCGGATGTAGCGGGGGAAATGTGTCGCCGGCTCTACAGTGGCAGGGAGCGCCGAAGGATACCAAGAGTTTTGCATTGACGGTCTACGATCCGGATGCTCCGACCGGCAGCGGCTGGTGGCACTGGGTTGTCTTCAATTTGCCTCCCACGCTGAACTCGCTGCCCGCCAATGCAGGAAAGCCAGAGGGTAGTGCCGCGCCCGCAGGCAGCATCCAGAGCATCACCGACTTCGGTCAGCCTGGCTATGGCGGGCCTTGCCCACCGGCGGGGGACAAGCCCCACCGGTACATCTTCACGCTCTATGCGTTGAAACTCGACCAGGTTCCTTTGAAGAGTGATGCGTCCGGAGCGATGGTGGGCTTTTACCTCAACCAAAACATGATTGCCAAGGCATCCTTCATGGCCTTCTACGGGCGTTGA